The segment GGCGCCCGCGATGATGCAGCCCGGGCCGTAGTTCTCGTAGAACGGCTCGAAGATGATGACCTGGTCGCCCGGGTTCAGCACCGCCAGGAGCGTGGCCAGCATGGTCTCGGTCGAGCCGCAGCACACCGTGACGTGGCGGTCCGCCTCGACGTCCATGCCGTAGAAGCGGCGGTACTTCTCGGCGATCGCCTGCCGCAGCCGCGGCGTGCCCCACGTGATCGCGTACTGATGGAAGTCGCCGTCGATGGCGCGGTGGGCCGCGTCGATCAGCTCGCGGGGCGGCGGGAAGTTCGGCATGCCCTGGGCGAGGTTGATGCCGTCGTACTGGTTGTTGACCCGGGTCATCTCCCGGATGACCGACTCGGTGAAGCCCTGGACACGCCTGGAGATCATGACCGCCCGGTTCCACCCACCGGCCTACACACCTCCCGCGATCGCGGGCACGATCGACACCTCGTCACCCTGCTTGAGCGTGGTGCTGGCGCCCTGCAGGAAGCGGATGTCCTCCTGGTTGATGTAGATGTTGATGAAGCGGCGCAGCTCGCCGCCGTTCTCCACCAGCCGATCCCGGAGCCCGGGGTACTGGCTCTCCAGCACGTCGATCAGGTCCTGGACGTTGGAGGCGTCGGCCTGCACCTCGGCGGCGCCTCGGGTCAGCGAGCGAAGGGGGGTGGGAATGCGAACCAGAACGGCCATTCGTTTCTCCTCGGTTCGGCGGCCTACGCCACCGTCTTGGACTCGAGATCGGCCAGCGCCCGGTCGAACGCGGACAGCGACGGCCGGATGGT is part of the Candidatus Methylomirabilota bacterium genome and harbors:
- a CDS encoding aminotransferase class I/II-fold pyridoxal phosphate-dependent enzyme, encoding MISRRVQGFTESVIREMTRVNNQYDGINLAQGMPNFPPPRELIDAAHRAIDGDFHQYAITWGTPRLRQAIAEKYRRFYGMDVEADRHVTVCCGSTETMLATLLAVLNPGDQVIIFEPFYENYGPGCIIAGA
- a CDS encoding ubiquitin-like small modifier protein 1, with translation MAVLVRIPTPLRSLTRGAAEVQADASNVQDLIDVLESQYPGLRDRLVENGGELRRFINIYINQEDIRFLQGASTTLKQGDEVSIVPAIAGGV